The following proteins come from a genomic window of Desmospora profundinema:
- a CDS encoding patatin-like phospholipase family protein, translating to MLADAVFEGGGIKAFGLVGALQVAEEKGYRWKRVAGTSAGSIIASLLAAGYRSEELYRLLFNHNFSTFIPELWYHRIPYLGHGVRLWVKKGLYPSLPLERWVGELLAKKNVYTFADLKEKECCIIASDISRGTLLVLPRDLKEYGISADRFPIARAVRMSCAIPLFFDPVKLHHRPTKKSSVVVDGGVLSNFPVWLFDQEHPRWPTFGFRFLSETAGEPREIHGPISLLRAMFYTMLDAHDNRHIKEQDKVRTIQVPADGVKLTDFDLSPEKRRALYEAGVKAARSFFSRWTFREYLAYRGVESTVTCRLKPYRLKGGEPNREFKING from the coding sequence ATGCTCGCCGATGCGGTGTTTGAGGGTGGGGGCATCAAGGCTTTTGGTTTGGTGGGAGCGCTTCAGGTTGCGGAAGAGAAGGGATATCGATGGAAGCGGGTGGCCGGCACTTCAGCAGGTTCCATCATCGCTTCCCTGCTGGCTGCCGGTTATCGCAGTGAAGAGTTGTATCGGCTGCTTTTTAACCATAACTTTTCCACTTTTATTCCTGAACTGTGGTATCATCGGATTCCTTATCTCGGCCACGGTGTTCGCTTATGGGTGAAAAAAGGTTTGTACCCGAGCCTGCCCTTGGAACGGTGGGTGGGAGAGTTGTTGGCAAAAAAGAATGTGTATACCTTCGCCGATCTCAAAGAGAAGGAATGTTGCATCATCGCTTCCGATATCAGTCGAGGAACTCTGTTGGTGTTGCCCCGGGATCTGAAAGAATACGGGATTTCCGCGGACCGGTTCCCGATTGCCCGGGCGGTTCGCATGAGTTGTGCCATCCCTCTTTTTTTCGATCCGGTCAAATTGCACCACCGTCCTACAAAAAAATCGAGTGTTGTGGTGGATGGAGGGGTGCTGAGTAACTTTCCGGTTTGGCTGTTCGACCAGGAACACCCGCGTTGGCCCACTTTCGGTTTTCGTTTTTTATCGGAAACAGCGGGGGAACCCCGGGAGATTCATGGGCCCATCTCTTTGCTCCGTGCCATGTTCTATACGATGTTGGATGCTCATGACAACCGTCACATCAAGGAACAGGACAAGGTGAGAACCATTCAGGTGCCTGCGGACGGTGTCAAACTGACCGATTTTGATTTGTCCCCGGAAAAACGGAGAGCGTTGTATGAGGCGGGAGTGAAAGCGGCCCGGAGCTTTTTTTCCCGTTGGACATTTCGGGAATATCTGGCCTATCGAGGAGTGGAATCGACGGTCACCTGCCGGCTAAAACCATACCGATTAAAGGGAGGCGAACCCAATCGGGAGTTTAAGATAAACGGGTGA
- a CDS encoding M3 family oligoendopeptidase: MKFSDYRYERPVLEEISRSFKQALQRFKEAKRVEEQNDAIKEINEIRKTFSTMENLCFIRHSIDTTDEFYKREQDFFDETAPVVQEYVSMYYKELVSSKFRTELENHWGKQLFRLADIQLKTFSKDIVPLLQKENKRSTEYSKLVASAKIPFADEEYTLAQLRPFIEDQDRDIRRKAIEASFQFFAERENEFDHIFDDLVKTRTEIAQKLGYKNFVELGYDRMNRVDYNPEMVGVFRKQVEDMIVPLTIKLKERQKKRIGFDPLKYYDEAYQFPTGNPMPKGSPEWIIEKGQGMYKELSQETDLFFRYMVEHELMDLIAKKGKQSGGYCTYIENYHSPFIFSNFNGTSGDLHVLTHEVGHAFQVYCSRHYDIPEYRFPGYEAAEIHSMSMEFFTWPWMKQFFQEDTDKYLFSHLSSALLFLPYGVSVDEFQHWVYEHPQATVDERKAAWRSIEKKYSPYKDYDGFDYLERGGLWQKQSHIYQAPFYYIDYTLAQICAFQFWVMINDNREQAWTKYINLCKLGGSKSFLELIEAASLRSPFEEGCLEEVVKHIDRWLDSVDDTVL, from the coding sequence TTGAAATTTTCTGATTACCGTTATGAACGACCGGTTTTGGAGGAAATCAGCCGCTCCTTTAAGCAAGCGTTACAACGCTTTAAGGAGGCTAAACGTGTGGAAGAACAAAATGATGCCATCAAAGAAATAAATGAGATCCGAAAAACTTTTTCGACTATGGAAAATCTATGTTTTATCCGGCATTCCATTGATACAACCGATGAATTTTACAAAAGGGAACAAGATTTTTTTGATGAAACTGCTCCTGTCGTGCAGGAGTATGTTTCCATGTATTACAAAGAACTCGTTTCATCAAAATTTCGTACAGAACTGGAAAATCATTGGGGAAAACAATTGTTCAGGCTTGCTGACATACAATTAAAGACCTTTTCAAAGGATATTGTTCCACTCTTACAAAAAGAGAATAAACGATCCACGGAATATTCAAAGCTGGTGGCTTCCGCGAAAATTCCGTTTGCAGATGAAGAATATACGTTAGCCCAACTTCGGCCGTTTATAGAAGATCAGGATCGGGATATAAGAAGGAAGGCAATCGAAGCCAGCTTTCAATTTTTTGCGGAGCGGGAGAATGAATTCGATCACATTTTTGATGATCTTGTAAAGACGAGAACCGAGATCGCCCAAAAGCTGGGGTATAAAAATTTTGTGGAACTTGGGTATGATCGAATGAATCGTGTGGATTATAACCCCGAAATGGTTGGGGTTTTCCGGAAGCAGGTTGAAGATATGATCGTTCCCTTGACAATCAAATTAAAGGAGAGGCAAAAAAAACGAATTGGTTTCGATCCATTAAAGTACTATGATGAAGCCTATCAATTTCCAACGGGTAACCCGATGCCAAAAGGATCACCAGAGTGGATTATAGAGAAGGGTCAGGGCATGTATAAAGAACTCTCGCAGGAAACCGATCTGTTTTTTCGATATATGGTTGAACACGAATTGATGGATCTGATCGCAAAGAAAGGAAAGCAGAGCGGCGGATACTGTACGTATATTGAAAATTACCATTCCCCCTTCATTTTTTCCAACTTCAATGGGACGAGTGGGGATCTTCATGTATTAACCCATGAAGTGGGCCATGCCTTTCAGGTATATTGCAGCCGGCATTATGACATTCCTGAATATCGTTTTCCAGGCTATGAAGCGGCCGAAATCCATTCCATGAGCATGGAGTTTTTTACTTGGCCATGGATGAAACAGTTCTTTCAGGAGGATACGGATAAATATTTGTTTTCACATCTGAGCAGTGCGCTGTTATTTCTGCCATACGGCGTATCTGTTGATGAATTTCAGCATTGGGTGTATGAGCATCCACAAGCAACTGTCGATGAACGCAAAGCGGCCTGGCGTTCGATCGAAAAGAAATATTCTCCGTATAAGGACTATGATGGTTTTGATTATTTAGAGCGCGGAGGACTTTGGCAAAAACAGAGTCATATCTATCAAGCCCCATTTTATTATATCGATTATACGCTTGCGCAAATCTGTGCGTTTCAATTTTGGGTGATGATAAACGATAACCGGGAGCAAGCATGGAC
- a CDS encoding DUF1385 domain-containing protein: protein MFGGRRAQVTAIRRKNGEIETYELTKQNNPFKFFKRIPLIRGVVALLESSASGSKHLQFASDRYDLEPGEEPEEEASHSKMEMILGVALVGILSLIIGKAIFTALPAFLASVLFDRWVSNLILQNLIEGAIKTLLLLGYLWLLSQTPVVKRLFQYHGAEHKVINAYESGVKLTVENVQKQSTLHYRCGSSFIILTILVGVVVYSFFSYDNVWDRILTRLMLIPVVIGLSYELLRLTNALRDVPVLTYLGYPGLWLQKLTTRQPDDDQVEVAIAAFNRMVELDERTSESVNPSSLAHSN, encoded by the coding sequence ATGTTTGGAGGAAGACGGGCCCAAGTGACGGCCATCCGTAGAAAAAATGGAGAGATTGAAACCTACGAACTGACGAAGCAAAACAATCCCTTTAAATTCTTTAAGCGGATTCCATTGATTCGGGGCGTGGTCGCGTTGTTGGAATCGAGTGCTTCCGGATCCAAACATCTGCAGTTTGCATCAGACCGCTATGATTTGGAACCGGGCGAAGAACCTGAAGAAGAAGCCTCTCACTCCAAAATGGAGATGATCCTGGGGGTCGCCCTGGTCGGTATTCTCTCCCTTATCATCGGTAAAGCGATTTTCACCGCTCTGCCGGCATTTCTCGCCAGTGTTCTGTTCGACCGCTGGGTCAGCAATCTCATTTTGCAAAATTTAATTGAAGGGGCCATTAAAACCCTGCTCTTGCTCGGATACTTGTGGCTCCTGTCTCAAACACCGGTGGTCAAACGGCTGTTCCAATATCATGGAGCCGAACATAAAGTGATTAATGCCTATGAATCAGGGGTAAAATTAACAGTAGAAAACGTTCAGAAACAATCCACCCTTCATTACCGGTGCGGGAGCAGTTTTATCATTCTCACCATTCTGGTCGGTGTCGTCGTCTACTCGTTTTTCAGTTATGACAACGTCTGGGACCGTATCCTTACACGCCTGATGCTGATTCCCGTAGTAATCGGTTTGTCTTATGAACTGCTGCGTCTGACCAACGCTCTTCGGGATGTGCCTGTGTTGACCTACCTGGGCTACCCGGGATTATGGTTGCAAAAATTGACCACTAGACAACCCGATGACGATCAAGTAGAAGTGGCGATTGCGGCTTTCAACCGTATGGTGGAACTGGACGAGCGGACGTCCGAATCCGTGAACCCTTCTTCTCTCGCCCACTCCAATTGA
- a CDS encoding M24 family metallopeptidase, producing MTTRLERLRKWLSKRNLEALLVTHPVNRRYLTGFTGSSGWVLVTGDRQVLISDFRYTEQGKEESPHFSFVDHGGNLLKEVARLCREAGVSTLAFEEAHLTVRVHRQLMEALEGVELRPVVQVVEELRQIKSEDEVAIIRQAASIVDTAFEKILEKIKPGVTEREIESHLEILMRKQGATSSSFDIIVASGPRSALPHGVASDRVMQRGDLVTLDFGALYQGYCSDMTRTVVLGPPADWQREIYGIVLEAQQKAVAAIRPGITGQEVDTVARDHINANGYGDQFGHSTGHGLGMEVHEAPTLSIRGKEPLEPGMVVTVEPGIYLPGRGGVRIEDDVCVTENGYEGLTFSPKELIILD from the coding sequence ATGACCACACGCCTCGAGCGGCTGCGGAAATGGCTTTCCAAGCGGAACTTGGAAGCCCTGCTGGTCACTCACCCCGTCAACCGACGCTATCTGACGGGCTTTACCGGCTCGTCCGGTTGGGTGCTGGTCACGGGTGATCGGCAGGTTCTCATTTCCGATTTTCGTTATACGGAACAGGGAAAAGAGGAGTCGCCGCACTTTTCTTTTGTCGACCATGGAGGAAATCTATTGAAAGAAGTGGCTCGTCTCTGCCGGGAAGCGGGGGTATCGACACTGGCATTTGAAGAGGCTCACCTGACGGTCCGAGTGCATCGTCAGCTGATGGAAGCCCTGGAAGGGGTGGAACTCCGACCGGTAGTCCAGGTAGTTGAAGAACTGCGCCAGATTAAATCGGAAGACGAGGTGGCGATCATCCGTCAAGCGGCCTCGATCGTCGATACCGCCTTTGAAAAGATCCTGGAGAAAATAAAGCCGGGAGTGACCGAGCGGGAAATCGAAAGCCACCTGGAAATCCTGATGCGGAAACAAGGAGCGACTTCCTCCTCTTTTGATATCATTGTGGCTTCCGGTCCGCGCTCGGCCCTGCCTCATGGCGTGGCCAGCGATCGTGTGATGCAGCGGGGGGACCTGGTGACCCTGGATTTCGGCGCTCTCTACCAAGGGTACTGCTCCGACATGACCCGAACGGTCGTGTTGGGACCACCTGCCGACTGGCAGCGGGAAATTTACGGGATTGTGTTGGAAGCGCAGCAAAAAGCAGTAGCAGCCATTCGGCCGGGCATTACCGGACAGGAAGTGGACACCGTCGCCCGTGATCATATTAATGCAAACGGGTATGGTGATCAGTTCGGTCATAGTACGGGTCATGGCTTGGGAATGGAAGTACATGAGGCGCCAACCCTCTCCATTCGGGGCAAGGAGCCTTTGGAACCGGGAATGGTGGTTACAGTGGAGCCGGGTATTTACCTGCCCGGCCGCGGCGGTGTCCGGATCGAAGACGATGTCTGCGTGACGGAGAACGGGTATGAAGGTTTAACCTTCAGTCCCAAAGAATTGATTATTTTGGATTGA
- the aroQ gene encoding type II 3-dehydroquinate dehydratase, which produces MKPVLVLHGPNLNRLGKREPDVYGYETLSDVNARLTRRAAEWGLKVDCYQSNHEGALIDRIHEAEGKYVAIIINPGALTHYSYALRDALASVSVPAIEVHISNIHQREDFRHVSVTAPVTRGQIVGFGTVGYEWALAAVPSLLSEGEGSKER; this is translated from the coding sequence ATGAAACCGGTGTTGGTACTTCATGGTCCCAACTTAAATCGCCTGGGCAAACGGGAACCGGATGTGTACGGGTATGAAACCCTGTCGGATGTAAATGCCCGCTTGACGAGGCGGGCAGCTGAATGGGGGCTGAAGGTGGACTGTTACCAATCCAACCATGAGGGGGCGTTGATCGACCGCATCCATGAAGCGGAAGGAAAATACGTCGCCATTATCATTAATCCAGGGGCGTTGACTCATTACAGCTACGCCTTGCGGGATGCGCTTGCATCGGTATCCGTTCCCGCGATTGAAGTACATATTTCCAATATTCATCAACGGGAAGACTTTCGCCACGTATCGGTGACCGCTCCGGTTACCCGCGGCCAAATCGTGGGGTTTGGAACCGTTGGTTATGAGTGGGCGCTGGCAGCCGTACCTTCGCTGTTATCGGAAGGAGAAGGGAGTAAGGAGCGATGA
- the efp gene encoding elongation factor P — translation MISTNDFRTGLTIELDGHVWQVMEFQHVKPGKGAAFVRSKLRNLRNGNIAERTFRAGEKMERAHVETRQMQYLYESGGEHTFMDNETYEQVNIPGDTMERELKFLKENMNVHLVLYKGETLGIELPNTVELEVVETDPGIRGDTATGGSKPAKLETGLVVQVPLFINEGDRLVIDTRKEEYISRA, via the coding sequence ATGATTTCGACCAACGATTTTCGTACGGGTTTAACGATTGAACTGGATGGACATGTTTGGCAGGTGATGGAATTCCAACACGTAAAGCCGGGTAAGGGGGCAGCCTTCGTCCGTTCCAAACTGCGTAATCTGCGAAACGGGAACATTGCCGAGCGTACGTTCCGGGCTGGTGAAAAAATGGAGCGCGCTCACGTGGAAACCCGTCAGATGCAGTATCTGTATGAGAGTGGCGGGGAACACACTTTTATGGATAACGAAACCTATGAACAAGTCAACATTCCCGGTGACACGATGGAACGGGAACTGAAATTCCTTAAAGAAAACATGAATGTTCACCTCGTCCTTTATAAAGGAGAAACCTTGGGGATTGAACTACCCAATACAGTGGAACTGGAAGTGGTGGAAACCGATCCGGGAATTCGTGGTGATACCGCAACGGGTGGATCTAAACCGGCCAAGCTGGAAACCGGTTTGGTCGTTCAAGTACCGTTGTTCATCAACGAAGGGGATCGCCTGGTGATCGACACCCGTAAAGAAGAATATATTTCCCGAGCATAA